The following proteins are encoded in a genomic region of Arvicanthis niloticus isolate mArvNil1 chromosome 21, mArvNil1.pat.X, whole genome shotgun sequence:
- the LOC117693645 gene encoding LOW QUALITY PROTEIN: uncharacterized protein LOC117693645 (The sequence of the model RefSeq protein was modified relative to this genomic sequence to represent the inferred CDS: inserted 1 base in 1 codon; deleted 2 bases in 1 codon; substituted 2 bases at 2 genomic stop codons) translates to MGQAVTTPLSLSMDHWSDVRDRGRLLSVVVKKGPWRTLCTSEWPTFNVGWPPRGTFDLPTIRAVRAVVFQEGSGSHPDHQPYITVWENLARYPPPWVEPFLPPRQPSSRVLAVREGSTEGRPKPRQNEGEPSTPPVSVSKIYPDIEEPPEWPTPLPPPYPSAPQPAPLPSAPELAPASGATGGPSAGTRSQRGATPVGPDSTVALPLRAVGPPPTGENELQLLQYWPFSSSDLYNWKVNHPPFSENPAGLTGLIESLMFSHQPTWDDCQQLLQTLFTTEERERILLEARKNIRDNQGRPATQAAIDEGFPLTRPPWDYHTATGRERLSIYRRALVAGLRGAARKPTNLAKVREVMQGATEPPSVFLERLMEAYRRYTPFDPMSEGQRASVIMAFIGQSAPDIRRRLQRIEGLQDYTIRDVVKEAEKVYHKRETEEEKQEREKKERAEDEDRREKRQEENLTRILAAVVGEGRRQGTGRARQTGNLGDGRRQGPRRPKRDQLLLERDQCAYCKEKGHWARECPKKKETKVLSLDNEDXGSRGSVPLSEPRVTLKIEGTPIDFLVDTGAEYSVLKKPLGKIQDKKTLVIGATGQKPYPWTTSRTVDLGRNQVSHSFLVIPECPTPLLGRDLLTKLKAQIKFAPSGPELSWGTETPQTLILSLQLEEEYRLYQEREKPPEELQEWLLRFPQAWAETGGTGMARQAPPVVIELKSGATPIGVRQYPMSKEAREGIRPHIKRLLEQGILVPCRSPWNTPLLPVKKPGTNDYRPVQDLREVNKRVQDVHPTVPNPYNLLSTLPPTRTWYTVLDLKDAFFCLRLHPNSQPLFAFEWRDPESGRTGQLTWTRLPQGFKNSPTLFDEALHRDLAPFHANNPQVTLIIYIDDILLATETREDCELGTQKILAELGELGYRVSAKKAQLCRTEVTYLGYTLKNGQRWLTEARKRTVTQIPTPTTPCQVREFLGTAGFCRLWIPGFATLAAPLYPLTKEKGKFIWTKEHQVAFETPKKTLLQAPALALPDLSKPFTLYIDERKGVARGVLTQALGPWKRPVAYLSKKLDPVASGWPSCLRAIAATATLIKDADKLTLGQKVTVVAPHALENIIRQPPDRWITNARITHYQSLLLTERVTFAPPAVLNPATLLPEADETPVHQCEEILAEEAGTRSDLTDQPWPGAETWFTDGSSFVKEGKRRAGAAVVDGRTVIWASSLPEGTSAQKSELIALIQALKLAEGKSVNIYTDSRYAFATAHVHGAIYRQRGLLTSAGRDIKNKKEILDLLEAIHLPRKVAIIHCPGHQKGTGPIEKGNQMADQMAKEAAHGPMTLIAKVGSRQDERALEKRALTEEEGLEYLTSMHRLTHLGARKMIELSNKSPYHIPRLQKTXEDLVRNCRACALTNAGSSRHSGGKRLRGDRPGTYWEVDFTEVKPAXYGNKYLLVFIDVFSGWVEAFPTKKETANVVAKKILEDILPRFGVPKVIGSDNGPAFVTQVSQGLARQLGINWKLHCAYRPQSSGQVERMNRTIKETLTKLSIEAGGIDWTALLSLALFRVRNTPGPLGLTPFEILFGAPPPLFETLDSVTRPDDNNFIPSTPFSRLKALETIRRDIWEQLKDTYTAGDPAVPHQFEIGDAVLVRRHRAGNLEPRWKGPYLVLLTTPIAIKVEGIPTWVHASHVKRAPPETSPDEWILEKTNNPLKLRLCRKRNPESGQQPPCPDATNLGGD, encoded by the exons ATGGGACAGGCTGTGACAACCCCCTTGTCTTTGTCTATGGACCATTGGTCGGATGTTAGGGACAGAGGACGTTTATTGTCAGTAGTTGTAAAAAAGGGGCCTTGGCGGACCCTTTGCACCTCTGAGTGGCCAACTTTCAATGTGGGATGGCCACCTCGAGGGACTTTTGATTTACCCACCATTAGAGCCGTTAGGgcagttgtttttcaggaaggaTCAGGGTCGCATCCAGACCATCAACCATACATCACCGTGTGGGAAAACTTGGCTCGCTATCCACCCCCATGGGTCGAGCCTTTCCTCCCACCTCGCCAACCAAGCTCCCGGGTCTTGGCTGTGCGAGAGGGCTCCACAGAAGGAAGACCGAAACCACGTCAGAATGAAGGCGAGCCCAGCACCCCGCCGGTGTCCGTTTCAAAGATATACCCTGATATAGAAGAACCCCCTGAATGGCccactcccctgcccccaccttacCCCTCAGCTCCCCAACCTGCACCCCTGCCCTCAGCCCCCGAACTAGCCCCAGCCTCCGGGGCCACAGGGGGGCCCTCAGCAGGTACTAGGAGCCAACGTGGAGCCACTCCTGTAGGACCTGACTCCACCGTGGCGCTGCCCCTTAGGGCCGTTGGGCCGCCCCCAACTGGCGAGAACGAGCTGCAGCTCCTGCAGTAttggcctttttcctcctctgatctctataattggaaagttaaccatccccctttttcagaaaatcctgcaggactcacaggcctgatagagtccctgatgttttcccaccaacccacgtgggatgactgtcagcagctcCTACAGACACTGTTCACTaccgaagagagggagaggattctCCTTGAGGCTCGGAAAAATATCCGAGATAATCAAGGACGCCCCGCCACTCAGGCTGCTATAGACGAGGGGTTTCCCTTGACCCGTCCTCCGTGGGATTACCACACGGCAACAGGTAGGGAACGGCTGTCCATTTACCGCCGGGCTCTCGTGGCTGGTCTCAGGGGTGCAGCGAGAAAACCCACCAATTTGGCaaaggtaagagaggttatgcaaGGAGCGACTGAACCCCCCTCTGTGTTCCTAGAGAGGCTCATGGAGGCTTACCGTAGGTACACTCCTTTTGACCCTATGTCAGAGGGGCAGCGAGCTTCTGTAATCATGGCTTTCATTGGGCAGTCCGCCCCGGACATTAGAAGGAGGTTACAGCGTATTGAGGGATTGCAAGATTATACTATCAGAGATGTGgtgaaggaggctgagaaagtgtatcataagagagagacagaggaagagaaacaggagagagaaaagaaagaaagggctgaggatgaagatagaagggaaaagagacaagaagagaacctAACTAGGATACTGGCCGCAGTGGTAGGAGAAGGAAGGCGTCAGGGAACTGGTAGggctagacagacagggaacctgggtgACGGCAGAAGGCAGGGGCCAAGGAGACCCAAAAGAGACCAGCTGTTACTAGAGAGAGATCAGTGTGCATACTGCAAAGAGAAGGGCCATTGGGCCCGAGAGTGtcctaaaaagaaagagaccaaagtGCTGTCCTTAGATAATGAAGATTAGGGAAGTCGGGGTTCGGTTCCCCTCTCCGAGCCTAGGGTAACTCTGAAAATAGAGGGGACCCCTATAGATTTCTTGGTGGACACGGGAGCAGAATATTCTGTGCTTAAAAAACCTCTGGGAAAGATACAAGATAAAAAGACGCTGGTGATTGGGGCTACAGGACAAAAACCGTATCCGTGGACTACTTCTCGTACAGTGGATCTTGGAAGAAACCAGGTATCCCACTCATTTTTAGTAATACCAGAGTGCCCTACACCCTTACTGGGCAGAGACTTGTTAACCAAATTAAAGGCCCAGATAAAATTTGCCCCCTCTGGACCGGAACTGTCATGGGGAACTGAGACACCCCAAACGTTAATATTGTCCCTTCAGCTAGAAGAAGAATACCGGctataccaagagagagagaagccccccGAGGAGCTTCAGGAATGGTTACTTCGATTTCCTCAGGCGTGGGCTGAGACAGGGGGCACGGGAATGGCTAGACAGGCCCCCCCTGTGGTGATTGAGCTCAAGTCTGGAGCCACCCCCATTGGGGTCCGACAGTACCCCATGagcaaggaagccagagagggcatACGCCCCCACATTAAGAGACTGTTAGAACAGGGGATTTTAGTCCCTTGCAGGTCCCCTTGGAACACCCCCTTATTGCCAGTAAAAAAACCGGGGACAAACGACTATCGTCCGGTACAGGATCTTAGAGAAGTCAACAAGAGGGTACAAGATGTCCACCCTACAGTGCCCAACCCCTACAACTTGCTCAGTACATTGCCACCCACTCGAACCTGGTATACCgtcttagatttaaaagatgccttcttctgtctgaggttacatccaaacagccAGCCCCTGTTTGCTTTCGAGTGGCGGGaccctgagagtgggagaaccgGACAACTCACGTGGACAAGGTTACCCCAAGGATTCAAAAACTCCCCAACACTGTTCGATGAAGCTCTACACCGGGACCTTGCCCCCTTCCACGCTAATAACCCGCAGGTGACTCTTATCATTTATATTGATGACATTTTGCTGGCCACAGAGACCCGAGAAGATTGCGAACTGGGGACTCAGAAGATCCTGGCTGAGTTAGGTGAGTTGGGGTATCGGGTCTCTGCTAAGAAAGCACAGCTATGTCGAACTGAGGTGACATACTTGGGATATACCCTAAAAAATGGACAGCggtggctcacagaagccagaaaacgaACAGTCACACAAATCCCAACCCCAACCACCCCGTGCCAGGTAAGGGAATTCCTGGGGACCGCGGGATTTTGTAGGCTTTGGATTCCAGGATTCGCCACTTTGGCAGCCCCATTATATcccttgacaaaagaaaaagggaagttcATCTGGACAAAAGAACACCAGGTGGCTTTCGAAACTCCTAAAAAGACACTGCTACAGGCCCCTGCCCTAGCACTGCCAGATTTAAGCAAGCCTTTTACCCTATATATTGATGAGAGAAAGGGGGTTGCCAGAGGGGTCCTCACCCAAGCTCTAGGACCTTGGAAGCGTCCGGTGGCTTATCTGTCAAAAAAACTAGATCCTGTGGCTAGTGGATGGCCCTCTTGCCTGCGAGCGATAGCGGCAACAGCCACACTGATAAAAGATGCTGATAAGCTAACTCTGGGCCAGAAAGTGACAGTAGTGGCCCCCCATGCTCTCGAAAACATCATCAGACAACCGCCAGACCGCTGGATAACCAACGCTAGAATCACCCATTACCAGAGCTTGTTACTAACAGAGCGAGTGACTTTTGCTCCACCTGCCGTCCTCAACCCCGCTACCCTGCTACCTGAAGCCGATGAGACCCCAGTACATCAGTGTGAGGAGATACTGGCTGAAGAAGCAGGGACCAGGTCAGATTTGACCGACCAGCCGTGGCCTGGGGCGGAGACCTGGTTCACCGACGGAAGTAGCTTCGTGAAAGAAGGTAAGCGAAGGGCTGGGGCAGCGGTAGTAGATGGAAGGACTGTCATTTGGGCTAGCAGCCTGCCGGAAGGAACTTCAGCGCAAAAATCAGAACTTATTGCTCTGATCcaagccctaaaactggcagaAGGGAAGTCTGTAAACATTTATACTGATAGCCGATACGCTTTTGCAACAGCCCATGTTCATGGGGCAATTTACAGACAGCGTGGGTTGCTGACGTCTGCTGgcagagacattaaaaataaaaaggagattctTGATTTACTAGAGGCTATCCACTTGCCACGAAAGGTGGCAATCATccactgcccaggacaccagaaggggacTGGCCCTATTGAAAAGGGAAACCAGATGGCAGATCAGATGGCTAAAGAGGCGGCACACGGACCAATGACTCTTATAGCCAAAGTGGGGTCCCGCCAGGATGAGAGGGCCCTGGAAAAGAGAGCCCTCACAGAAGAAGAGGGGCTAGAATACCTGACCAGTATGCACCGCCTCACCCACCTGGGGGccagaaaaatgatagaactatccaacaaatccccttaccacattcctagGCTCCAAAAGA GCGAAGATCTGGTAAGAAACTGCAGGGCGTGTGCCCTCACTAATGCCGGATCCAGCAGGCATAGTGGGGGAAAGCGCCTACGGGGAGATCGACCTGGAACTTATTGGGAGGTCGATTTCACAGAAGTCAAACCTGCCTGATACGGCAACAAAtatcttctagttttcatagATGTTTTCTCAGGGTGGGTTGAAGCATTTCCCactaagaaagaaacagcaaatgtagtggccaagaagatactggaagacatCCTACCCCGATTTGGAGTACCTaaggtaattgggtcagacaatggaCCTGCCTTCGTcacccaggtaagtcagggactggccagacaactggggataaattggaagttacattgtgcttaccgaccccagagctcaggacaggtagaaagaatgaatagaactaTTAAAGAGACCCTTACGAAATTATCAATTGAGGCCGGCGGGATTGACTGGACAGCCCTTCTCTCCCTAGCCCTGTTCCGGGTCCGGAACACACCCGGACCTTTGGGACTAACACCCTTTGAGATACTGTTTGGTGCACCTCCGCCTCTGTTTGAAACCCTAGATAGTGTGACACGCCctgatgacaataattttatacctTCCACC CCTTTTAGCCGTTTGAAGGCCCTTGAGACGATCAGGAGAGATATTTGGGAACAGCTGAAAGATACTTACACCGCCGGAGATCCTGCAGTTCCCCATCAGTTTGAGATTGGAGACGCCGTGCTGGTGCGGAGACACCGGGCGGGAAATCTCGAGCCGCGCTGGAAAGGACCCTACCTGGTACTGTTGACAACTCCAATCGCCATTAAGGTGGAAGGGATCCCCACCTGGGTTCATGCTTCACATGTCAAAAGGGCCCCTCCTGAAACTAGTCCAGATGAGTGGATTTTGGAAAAGACTAATAATCCTCTTAAGTTGCGTTTATGTCGTAAACGCAACCCTGAGTCAGGACAGCAACCCCCATGCCCCGATGCGACAAACCTGGGAGGTgattaa